The Miscanthus floridulus cultivar M001 chromosome 7, ASM1932011v1, whole genome shotgun sequence genome includes a region encoding these proteins:
- the LOC136464071 gene encoding cytochrome P450 86A2-like produces the protein MEVGTWAVVVAAAATYLAWFWRLSRGLSGPRVWPVLGSLPGLVQHAEDMHEWIVGNLRRTGGTYQTCIFAVPGVARRGGLVTVTCDPRNLEHVLKARFDNYPKGPFWHAVFRDLLGDGIFNSDGETWVAQRKTAALEFTTRTLRNAMSRWVSRSIHLRLLPILEEAASQGTHVDLQDLLLRLTFDNICGLAFGKDPETLAPGLPESAFATAFDRATEATLNRFIFPECLWRCKKWLGLGMETTLARSVAHVDQYLAAVIKARKLELAGNGKCDTTLGPVAAHDDLLSRFMRKGSYSDESLQHVALNFILAGRDTSSVALAWFFWLVSTHPDVERKIVRELCAALAVSRGSHDPALWLASPFTFEELDRLVYLKAALSETLRLYPSVPEDSKHVVADDYLPDGTFVPAGSSVTYSIYSAGRMKTVWGEDCLEFRPERWLSADGTRFEPHDSYRFVAFNAGPRICLGKDLAYLQMKNIAGSVLLRHHLAVAQGHRVEQKMSLTLFMKHGLRMEVHPRDLAPVIDELRGAARPATAPCA, from the coding sequence ATggaggtgggcacgtgggcggtggtggtggcggccgcCGCCACGTACCTGGCGTGGTTCTGGCGGCTGTCTCGGGGGCTCAGCGGGCCGCGGGTGTGGCCGGTGCTCGGCAGCCTGCCGGGGCTGGTGCAGCACGCCGAGGACATGCACGAGTGGATCGTGGGCAACCTGCGCCGCACGGGCGGCACCTACCAGACGTGCATCTTCGCGGTGCCCGGGGTGGCGCGCCGCGGCGGGCTGGTCACCGTCACGTGCGACCCGCGCAACCTGGAGCACGTCCTCAAGGCGCGCTTCGACAACTACCCCAAGGGCCCCTTCTGGCACGCCGTCTTCCGAGACCTGCTGGGCGACGGCATCTTCAACTCCGACGGGGAGACGTGGGTGGCGCAGCGCAAGACGGCCGCGCTCGAGTTCACCACGCGCACCCTCCGCAACGCCATGTCCCGCTGGGTGTCGCGCTCCatccacctccggctgctgcccATCCTGGAGGAGGCGGCCAGCCAGGGGACGCACGTCgacctccaggacctcctcctccgcctcaccTTCGACAACATCTGCGGCCTCGCGTTCGGCAAGGACCCCGAGACGCTGGCGCCGGGCCTGCCGGAGAGCGCGTTCGCCACGGCGTTCGACCGCGCCACGGAGGCGACGCTCAACCGGTTCATTTTCCCGGAGTGCCTGTGGCGGTGCAAGAAGTGGCTGGGCCTCGGCATGGAGACCACGCTGGCCCGCAGCGTCGCCCACGTGGACCAGTACCTCGCCGCCGTCATCAAGGCGCGCAAGCTCGAGCTCGCGGGGAACGGCAAGTGCGACACCACGCTGGGGCCGGTGGCAgcgcacgacgacctcctgtcCCGGTTCATGCGCAAGGGCTCCTACTCGGACGAGTCTCTGCAGCACGTggcgctcaacttcatcctcgcCGGCCGCGACACCTCCTCCGTGGCGCTCGCCTGGTTCTTCTGGCTCGTGTCCACGCACCCCGACGTGGAGCGCAAGATCGTGCGCGAGCTGTGCGCCGCGCTCGCCgtgtcccggggctcccacgacccGGCATTGTGGCTGGCGTCGCCGTTCACCTTCGAGGAGCTGGACCGCCTGGTCTACCTCAAGGCGGCGCTCTCGGAGACCCTGCGCCTGTACCCGTCCGTCCCCGAGGACTCCAAGCACGTGGTGGCCGACGACTACCTCCCCGACGGCACGTTCGTCCCGGCGGGGTCGTCGGTGACCTACTCCATCTACTCGGCCGGGCGCATGAAGACGGTGTGGGGGGAGGACTGCCTCGAGTTCCGCCCCGAGCGGTGGCTGTCCGCCGACGGCACTCGGTTCGAACCGCACGACTCGTACCGGTTCGTGGCGTTCAACGCCGGGCCGAGGATCTGCCTCGGCAAGGACCTCGCGTACCTGCAGATGAAGAACATCGCCGGCAGCgtgctcctccgccaccacctggCCGTGGCGCAGGGCCATCGCGTGGAACAGAAGATGTCGCTGACGCTGTTCATGAAGCACGGGCTCCGGATGGAGGTGCACCCGCGCGACCTGGCCCCGGTCATCGACGAGCTCCGTGGCGCGGCAAGGCCGGCCACGGCGCCCTGCGCGTAG